CCACCGGAGTCTTCACCCGCATCGCCCAGCGACTCCTCGCCCTCACCTCCGGCATCTGGACCAACTGGACCACCGGCGTCACCAGCAAACGATCACTAACCGCCTACGACCACTGACCAAGGAATCAACCATCTAGGGGCGGTAAAGACTCCGCCAAGGACTTTGTGATAGCTTTCACGAGCAGGGGTCCTTACGGGGTGGACCACTCGCTACCTGCAGTCTTCTACGACCGATACGTGCCAACGACCCCACTGGCCCGGAGGCCAACCGCATGAAAGCGATCGACCTCCGCCTCCTGCGAGGTGCAGCGCTGCCGACCGTCGTGGTCGCGGCAGCCGCCGTCGTGGTGTGTGCCGTGGTCGCCGGCGGCAAGGGAGCGCTCGCCGCGGCGCTGGCTGGCGTGGTCGTGGTGGCCTTCTTCACCGTCAGCCTGGTCGCGGTGGCCAAGGCCGGCGACGTCTTCCCGCAGCTGATGCTCCCTGTGGCACTTGCCACATACGTGATCAAGCTGCTGGTGCTCTACGTGGTGATCGGCGCCTTCGTCGACGTCCGGTGGATGTCGCCCAGGGCGTTCGCGGTGACGGTGATCGCCCTGACCCTGGTCTGGACGGCCGCCGAGGTGCGCACGTTCTTCCGGCAGCGGATCCTCTACGTGGAGCCGTCCGCGGGGGAGGGCTCATGAGCGCCGCGTACCGGCGGTCGCCGTTCCTGCCTCCCGATTTCGTCGCGAGGTCCGGCCGCTGCTATCGTCCGCAGCGGGATGAGTGCACCGGATCCGCGGGACGACGAGCACCGGGCGGCTGCCAGCGTCGGTTGGACCGGGCTCAGTCTGATGCTCTCCGGCATGGCGGTCTACGGCGGTATCGGGTGGGCGCTGGACAAGTTCGTCATGCACCGGACGCTCTTCCTGCCCATCGGCCTGGTGGTCGGGATCGGTCTGGGCATCTACATGCTGTATGTCCGTCTCGTGCGCATGAAGTGATGCGCCGTCTCGGGAAGGTGTCTGGGTGATCGCAGCCGACCTCGTTCTCGCTTCTGGCGGTGAGCCCTCTGGTGGGGAGCACCACTGCAAGTTCCTCCAAGAGGGATGTGAGTACCCCGCGCCAGGGCTGCACTCGTTCCAGTTCGAGCCGTTGTGGGGCCTGGAGTGGGGGCCGTTCGCCCTCACCAAGCCGGTGCTGGTCACGCTGATCCTCACGGTGGTCATCGCGATCCTCGTGACGGCCGCGTTCCGCAAGCCGAAGCTGGTGCCCCGCGGGTTCCAGAACGTGATGGAGTTCTTCTACGACTTCATCCGGATCGGCATCTGCCGGGACGTGATCGGCAAGGGTGGCGAACGGTGGGCGCCGTACCTGGCGACGCTGTTCCTGTTCATCTTCTTCCTGAACTTCATGGGGATCTTCCCCGGCGTGCAGATCGCGCCCACGTCGATCACCGCGTACACCTGGCCGCTGGCCATCCTCAGCTACCTGATCATGTGGACGGTCGGGATCAAGCACCAGGGCTTCGGCGGCTACGTCAAGGGCTCGGTCGTCCCCGAGGGTGCGCCGCTGTGGGTGCTGCCGATCCTCACTCCCATCGAGATCCTTTCCACGTTCGTCTTCCGGCCGGTCACGTTGGCGGTACGTCTGTTCGCGAACATGTTCGCCGGCCACATCCTGATCCTGGTGTTCTCGATCGCGGTGGAGTACTTCCTGATCCCGCACGTCGCGGTGGCGGTCTCCGGACTGTCGTTCGTGATGGTGTTCGTGCTCACCGGGTTCGAGCTCGTCGTGCAGATCCTGCAGGCGTACATCTTCACCGTGCTCACCGCGTCGTATATCGGCGAGGCGATGCACGGCCACTGAGCAGTCGCACTACCGCAACAGTCCCGTCCGTCGGCAGACCGACTGCCGGCACCGAAGGAGAAGGAACCAACACATGGAACTGGCAGAGCTCGTCGGCAACGTCGGATCGATCGGCTACGGCCTTGCCGCCATCGGTCCCGGTATCGGCGTAGGCATTGTGTTCGGCATGGGCGTCCAGGCCATGGCTAGGCAGCCCGAGGCCGCCGGCATGCTCCGGGTCTACATGTTCATCGGGTTCGCGCTGAGTGAGGCGCTGGCGTTGATCGGCATCGTCGCGCCGTTCATCTACCCGGCCGGCTGAACCGGCTCGACGACAACCAAAGCTAAAGCGGAGATGCGATGACGTTGAAACTCGCCGCCGAGTCGGGCGGAAACCCGCTGATCCCGCCGATCGGCGAGCTGATCATCGGCACGATCTGCTTCCTCGCGCTGTTCGGGTTGCTGTACAAGGTGGCCTACCCGGGTATCAGGCGGACCCTGGAAGAGCGCGCTGACAAGATCGAAGGCGGGCTGCAACGGGCCGAGGAGGCACAGGCTGAGGCACAGCGCACGCTGGAGCAGTACAAGCAGCAGCTGGCAGAGGCCCGGCAGGAGGCGGCCGGCATCAGGGAGAAGGCGCACGCCGACGGCAAGGCGATCGTCGACGAGGCGCGGGAGACCGCGCGCGCCGAGGCCCAGCGGATCGTCGACAACGCCAGGCAGCAGATGGACGCCGACCGACAGCAGGTCGTCGCGCAGCTGCGCCAGGAGGTCGGTCGGCTCTCCACCGACCTGGCGACGCGGATCGTCGGCGAGTCACTCGAAGACGAGGAGCGGCAGCGGCGGGTCGTGGACCGGTTCCTCGCCGACCTCGAGCGGGAGCGTGAGCTGACGTGACCAGTGCGGCGGACCTACACGGCGCGAGCCGGGCGTCGAGGGCGGCGGTGGAACAGCGGCTCGGTGAGCTCGCTGCGGCGGCTGGCTTCGACCCCCAGACGGTCGGCGAGGAGTTGTTCGCCGTCGTCGCGCTGCTGAACGCGGAGCACGGGGTGCGCCGCACGCTGGTCGACACCACGCGGCCTGCGCAGGCCCGCGCCGAGATGGTCGCGTCGCTGTTCGACGGCAGGGTCTCGGCGCCGAGCGTCGAGCTGCTCAAGACGGCGGTGGCACACCGGTGGACCCGCGGCCACGACCTCACCGACACGCTCGAGCGCTGCGGTGTGATCGTGACCCTGGACGCGGCAGAGCGTGCCGGTGCCGGTGAGGACGTCGAGGACGAGCTGTTCAGGTTCGCCCGGCTGGTCGACGGCAACCCCGGGCTGCGCCGGGCGCTGTCCGACGAGTCCGCCCCGGCGGAGAGCAAGAACGCACTGCTCGACCAACTGCTTGGCAGCCGCGCTACCGCGGTCACCGGGCGGCTGGTCGCGGAGGCGGTCACCCAGGCCCGCGGTCGTTCGATCGAGGCGACCATCGAGGGCTACGCACGTACCGCGGCGGAGCGTCGCAGGCAGCTGGTCGCACACGTCGTGAGCGCGGTGGCGCTCACCGACGAGCAGCGCACCAGGCTGGCGGGGGCGCTGAGTCGGCAGTACGGCACTGCCATCCACCTGGACGTCCAGGTCGACCCGACGATGGCAGGTGGCATCAAGGTGCAGCTCGGTGACGAGGTCATCGACGGCACCATCGACACCAGGCTGGCCGAGGCTCGACGCCGGCTGGCCGGGTAGCAACCGCATGGACGTTCGAAGGACGTGGCTGCCGATGGTGGTCGCGCAGACGAGACAGGGAAGCGA
This genomic stretch from Streptosporangiales bacterium harbors:
- the atpB gene encoding F0F1 ATP synthase subunit A yields the protein MHSFQFEPLWGLEWGPFALTKPVLVTLILTVVIAILVTAAFRKPKLVPRGFQNVMEFFYDFIRIGICRDVIGKGGERWAPYLATLFLFIFFLNFMGIFPGVQIAPTSITAYTWPLAILSYLIMWTVGIKHQGFGGYVKGSVVPEGAPLWVLPILTPIEILSTFVFRPVTLAVRLFANMFAGHILILVFSIAVEYFLIPHVAVAVSGLSFVMVFVLTGFELVVQILQAYIFTVLTASYIGEAMHGH
- a CDS encoding IS982 family transposase produces the protein TGVFTRIAQRLLALTSGIWTNWTTGVTSKRSLTAYDH
- a CDS encoding F0F1 ATP synthase subunit B; this translates as MTLKLAAESGGNPLIPPIGELIIGTICFLALFGLLYKVAYPGIRRTLEERADKIEGGLQRAEEAQAEAQRTLEQYKQQLAEARQEAAGIREKAHADGKAIVDEARETARAEAQRIVDNARQQMDADRQQVVAQLRQEVGRLSTDLATRIVGESLEDEERQRRVVDRFLADLERERELT
- a CDS encoding F0F1 ATP synthase subunit delta gives rise to the protein MTSAADLHGASRASRAAVEQRLGELAAAAGFDPQTVGEELFAVVALLNAEHGVRRTLVDTTRPAQARAEMVASLFDGRVSAPSVELLKTAVAHRWTRGHDLTDTLERCGVIVTLDAAERAGAGEDVEDELFRFARLVDGNPGLRRALSDESAPAESKNALLDQLLGSRATAVTGRLVAEAVTQARGRSIEATIEGYARTAAERRRQLVAHVVSAVALTDEQRTRLAGALSRQYGTAIHLDVQVDPTMAGGIKVQLGDEVIDGTIDTRLAEARRRLAG
- the atpE gene encoding ATP synthase F0 subunit C, which encodes MELAELVGNVGSIGYGLAAIGPGIGVGIVFGMGVQAMARQPEAAGMLRVYMFIGFALSEALALIGIVAPFIYPAG